One region of Limnospira fusiformis SAG 85.79 genomic DNA includes:
- a CDS encoding acyl-CoA desaturase, with protein MTIATETKLKLDWMTIVFMAFLHIGALFVLVPSNFSWAAVGLALFLHWVTGGLGITLGFHRLITHRSFETPKWLEYFLAFCGTLACQGGPIQWVGLHRMHHLYSDQTLDPHDSNKGFWWSHMGWMLREIPADADVPRFTKDINEDPVYLFLQNYFIPIQVALGVVLYLLGGWPLVVWGIFFRIVVVFHCTWFVNSATHKFGYQTYQSNDNSKNCWWVALVTYGEGWHNNHHAFQYSARHGLKWWEIDLTWMTIQLLQFLGLAKKVKLVEN; from the coding sequence ATGACGATTGCAACTGAAACCAAACTCAAACTCGACTGGATGACCATAGTATTTATGGCATTCCTCCACATTGGCGCACTTTTTGTGCTAGTCCCAAGTAATTTTAGCTGGGCTGCAGTTGGTCTGGCTTTATTTTTGCACTGGGTAACTGGTGGCTTAGGAATTACCCTAGGGTTTCACCGCTTAATCACCCACCGCAGTTTTGAAACTCCCAAATGGCTAGAATATTTCTTGGCTTTTTGCGGCACTTTAGCCTGTCAAGGAGGACCTATCCAGTGGGTCGGTTTACACCGTATGCACCATCTGTACTCTGATCAAACCCTTGACCCCCACGACTCTAACAAGGGTTTTTGGTGGAGTCACATGGGTTGGATGTTGCGGGAAATTCCTGCTGATGCTGATGTTCCCCGCTTTACCAAAGATATCAACGAAGACCCAGTTTATCTGTTCCTGCAAAATTATTTCATTCCCATCCAAGTCGCCTTGGGTGTGGTTTTATATCTTCTCGGAGGATGGCCGTTGGTCGTCTGGGGCATCTTTTTCCGCATCGTTGTGGTTTTTCATTGTACCTGGTTTGTCAATAGCGCTACTCACAAGTTTGGCTATCAAACATATCAATCTAATGATAACTCGAAAAATTGTTGGTGGGTTGCTCTTGTCACCTATGGGGAAGGCTGGCACAATAATCACCATGCTTTCCAATATTCCGCCCGTCATGGCCTGAAATGGTGGGAAATTGATTTAACCTGGATGACTATTCAACTTCTACAATTTTTGGGTTTGGCTAAAAAAGTTAAATTGGTGGAAAACTAG
- a CDS encoding aminotransferase class I/II-fold pyridoxal phosphate-dependent enzyme — protein sequence MRHSIESLHEAPQALSPIFSGIDAKVKHHLRRVLDAFRTHRVGTHHFAGVSGYGHDDLGRQTFDRVFADVMGAEAAAVRVQFVSGTHAIACALFGCLRPGDEMLAVVGSPYDTLEEVIGLRGKGQGSLIEFGILYRQLDLCADGSLDWSALSTAIAPHTRLVLIQRSCGYSWRNSLSIADIERVVQMVKAQNPDTICFVDNCYGEFVEDLEPTAVGADLMAGSLIKNPGGTIAAAGGYVAGRSELVEAAACRLTAPGIGSSGGATFEQYRLLFQGLFLAPQMVAEAVKGGHLIAYVFDQFGYRVNPAPLIPRRDIIQAIELGSPDKLVAFCRIWQKFSPIGSYLDPVPGEMPGYESELVMAGGTFIDGSTSEFSADGPLREPYIVFCQGGTHWTHLAIALEAAIEAIASLNDA from the coding sequence ATGAGACACAGCATAGAGTCGCTACATGAAGCGCCACAGGCATTATCCCCAATTTTTTCGGGAATTGACGCTAAGGTCAAGCATCACCTCCGACGAGTGTTAGATGCTTTCCGTACTCACCGGGTAGGAACCCATCATTTTGCCGGAGTTTCCGGCTACGGACACGATGATCTCGGTCGTCAAACTTTCGATCGCGTGTTTGCGGATGTTATGGGCGCAGAGGCGGCGGCGGTAAGAGTCCAGTTTGTTTCTGGAACTCATGCGATCGCCTGTGCCCTTTTTGGGTGTCTGCGTCCAGGGGATGAGATGCTGGCCGTAGTTGGTTCTCCCTACGATACCCTCGAAGAGGTTATCGGTTTACGCGGAAAAGGTCAAGGTTCCTTAATAGAGTTTGGCATACTTTACCGACAATTAGATCTTTGTGCTGATGGAAGTTTGGATTGGTCGGCTTTATCAACAGCGATCGCACCCCATACTCGTTTGGTTTTGATTCAGCGGTCCTGTGGCTATTCCTGGCGCAATTCCCTTTCCATTGCTGATATTGAGAGGGTTGTGCAGATGGTGAAGGCACAAAATCCTGATACCATCTGTTTTGTGGACAACTGCTATGGCGAGTTTGTGGAAGACCTGGAACCGACGGCGGTGGGGGCTGATTTGATGGCAGGTTCCCTGATTAAAAATCCGGGGGGTACTATTGCCGCGGCGGGGGGTTATGTGGCTGGGCGTTCAGAATTGGTAGAAGCGGCCGCCTGTCGCCTCACCGCGCCCGGTATTGGTAGCAGTGGGGGGGCAACCTTTGAACAATACCGATTGCTGTTTCAGGGGCTATTTCTTGCGCCTCAGATGGTGGCGGAAGCGGTTAAGGGAGGACATTTGATTGCTTATGTGTTTGACCAGTTTGGTTATCGGGTTAATCCTGCGCCTCTGATACCTCGGCGCGATATTATTCAGGCGATCGAGTTGGGTTCACCCGATAAGTTGGTGGCTTTTTGTCGCATTTGGCAGAAGTTTTCCCCTATTGGGTCCTATCTTGACCCGGTTCCTGGGGAAATGCCTGGATATGAGAGTGAGTTGGTTATGGCGGGGGGGACTTTTATTGATGGTAGTACCTCTGAGTTTTCCGCTGATGGTCCTTTGCGAGAACCCTATATTGTTTTCTGTCAGGGGGGGACTCATTGGACTCATCTGGCGATCGCTTTGGAGGCTGCTATAGAGGCGATCGCTTCCCTAAATGATGCTTAA
- a CDS encoding transposase, which produces MADNKGNVEPSPKFYRQAEKQLKRANRKKSKKYSPAKKTAQKKQSNNYHQARNRYARKHLRVSRQRKEYCKRLAYSVIQSNDLVAYEDLNKNSDAFPHLAERQVGVKELPI; this is translated from the coding sequence ATTGCTGACAATAAAGGCAATGTTGAACCATCTCCCAAGTTCTACCGCCAAGCTGAAAAGCAGTTAAAGAGAGCCAATCGAAAGAAGTCTAAAAAGTACAGTCCAGCTAAAAAAACAGCCCAAAAAAAGCAATCAAACAACTATCACCAAGCTAGAAATAGATATGCTCGTAAGCATTTAAGAGTAAGTAGGCAGCGAAAAGAATATTGCAAGAGATTGGCGTATTCCGTTATCCAATCTAACGATTTGGTCGCCTATGAAGATTTGAACAAAAATAGCGACGCATTCCCCCACCTCGCCGAACGGCAGGTGGGGGTCAAGGAGCTGCCGATCTGA
- a CDS encoding transposase, with amino-acid sequence MDNKRVGKYDLNKYCAVLAAEFPWANELNSMATQSAAERAWLAISRFYDNCQKKVKGKKGFPKFKKNARSVEYKTSGWKLSETRKAITFSDKKGIGTLKFKGTWDLNYYDIKQIKRVRLVRRADGYYAQFAIAVNVRIETEPTHKIVSLDLGIR; translated from the coding sequence ATGGACAATAAGAGGGTGGGAAAATATGACCTTAATAAATATTGTGCTGTCTTAGCGGCTGAGTTTCCTTGGGCTAATGAATTGAACTCGATGGCTACACAATCAGCGGCTGAACGCGCTTGGTTGGCTATTTCTCGCTTCTACGATAACTGTCAGAAAAAAGTTAAGGGGAAAAAGGGATTTCCTAAGTTCAAGAAAAATGCTCGCTCAGTTGAATATAAAACTAGCGGATGGAAACTTTCGGAAACCAGAAAAGCTATTACCTTTTCTGACAAAAAAGGTATCGGAACTCTGAAATTCAAGGGAACCTGGGACCTCAACTACTACGATATCAAGCAAATTAAACGAGTCCGATTAGTCCGCCGGGCTGACGGATACTATGCTCAATTTGCGATCGCTGTCAATGTCAGGATAGAGACTGAACCCACTCATAAAATAGTAAGTTTAGACTTAGGAATTAGATAA
- a CDS encoding DUF3067 family protein: MTGQDLRQLLLNKWGVSYDIQLRRTRGKIFVQVMWKYLEQASFHLGEAEYLDHLNAIADYLTSLGGAEQVTNYILNTRDRPRLGKAVSIPIDLGGRASEWMV, from the coding sequence ATGACGGGCCAGGACTTACGACAACTTCTGTTAAACAAGTGGGGAGTCTCCTATGATATCCAACTGCGGCGGACGCGGGGCAAAATTTTTGTCCAAGTTATGTGGAAGTACCTAGAACAGGCTTCTTTTCATTTGGGTGAGGCTGAGTATCTCGATCACCTCAATGCGATCGCTGATTATCTCACCAGTTTGGGAGGAGCAGAACAGGTTACCAATTATATCCTGAACACTCGCGATCGCCCCCGGCTAGGAAAAGCCGTCAGTATTCCCATTGACTTGGGGGGTAGGGCTTCCGAATGGATGGTCTAA
- a CDS encoding hybrid sensor histidine kinase/response regulator, whose amino-acid sequence MTDSTDDTILIVEDNRSNLSLIADTIANVGCKIAIATNGIEAIAQAEAIQPDLILLDIVMPKMDGFETCRRLKQNPSTCNIPVILMTALDDTADKVKGLSLGAVDYITKPFQPEEVLARVNVHLKIRYLTQQLADRNFQLEQRVAERTHELTQALDNLRKFQLQLVQSEKMSTLGQLVAGVAHEINNPIGFIEANLSHASIYVFDLLKHLQMYQQMFPDPPPDLEHHAEDIDLEYLMEDLPQLIASMRVGTERIRNISQSLRTFSRSDENNVVLFDLHQGIESTLLILQHRLKANPDRPAIMVIKEYGYLPPIRCYPSQMNQVFMNLITNGIDAIEYASEGSSYEDLEKDPHWIKITTELGEDGTSAVIRIEDNGIGMTAQVQEKIFDYLFTTKSIGKGTGIGLAISRHIIEEKHRGKLTCTSQIDSGARFTITIPLVTEDSD is encoded by the coding sequence ATGACTGATTCGACCGATGACACAATTTTAATTGTCGAGGATAACCGCTCAAATCTGAGTTTGATTGCGGATACGATCGCCAATGTGGGTTGTAAAATAGCGATCGCCACCAATGGCATTGAAGCGATCGCCCAAGCGGAAGCGATCCAACCGGATCTGATTCTGCTGGATATCGTCATGCCTAAGATGGACGGCTTTGAAACCTGTCGCCGTCTGAAACAGAACCCTTCAACCTGTAATATCCCAGTAATTCTGATGACAGCCCTAGACGATACGGCCGATAAGGTGAAAGGCTTATCCCTAGGAGCAGTAGACTATATTACGAAACCGTTTCAGCCAGAAGAAGTGCTGGCCCGTGTTAATGTACATTTAAAGATCCGTTACCTAACCCAACAACTAGCCGATCGCAACTTCCAACTAGAACAGAGAGTAGCGGAACGCACCCACGAACTAACCCAGGCCCTAGATAACCTGCGAAAATTTCAACTACAACTGGTTCAGAGTGAAAAAATGTCTACCTTGGGTCAACTGGTGGCTGGGGTAGCCCATGAAATCAATAATCCGATTGGTTTTATCGAAGCGAATTTGAGTCATGCGAGTATTTATGTGTTCGACTTGCTGAAACACCTGCAAATGTACCAGCAGATGTTCCCGGACCCACCGCCGGATCTTGAACATCACGCGGAGGATATCGATCTTGAATATCTGATGGAGGATCTACCTCAACTGATTGCTTCCATGCGAGTGGGGACAGAACGCATCCGCAATATTAGCCAAAGTCTGAGGACTTTCTCACGCTCCGATGAGAATAATGTGGTATTGTTCGACTTGCATCAAGGTATTGAAAGCACTTTGCTAATTTTACAGCATCGATTAAAAGCGAATCCCGATCGACCTGCGATCATGGTGATTAAAGAATATGGGTACCTTCCGCCGATTAGATGCTACCCCAGCCAGATGAATCAGGTATTCATGAATTTGATCACTAATGGTATTGATGCGATCGAGTATGCTAGTGAGGGTTCCAGCTATGAGGACTTAGAGAAAGACCCCCACTGGATCAAAATTACCACTGAGCTGGGAGAAGATGGCACATCAGCAGTGATTAGGATTGAAGATAATGGAATTGGTATGACTGCACAAGTGCAAGAGAAAATTTTTGATTATCTATTTACGACTAAATCTATTGGTAAGGGTACAGGTATTGGGTTAGCTATCTCTCGCCATATTATCGAAGAAAAACACCGAGGTAAGTTAACCTGTACCTCCCAAATCGACTCAGGGGCTAGGTTCACGATTACTATTCCACTGGTAACGGAGGACTCGGATTAG
- a CDS encoding ArsR/SmtB family transcription factor produces the protein MADFFKVLSEVSRLQIVCCLKTGAKNVTQIIEATGLGQANVSKHLKMLAQAGIVTRRQQGVNVYYEIANPFLFELCELVCDSLSVQINQQNKQFEKLRVLQEAF, from the coding sequence ATGGCTGACTTTTTTAAGGTTCTTTCCGAAGTCAGTCGCCTCCAGATTGTTTGCTGCTTAAAAACTGGTGCCAAAAATGTTACTCAAATTATTGAAGCCACTGGTTTAGGACAAGCTAACGTTTCCAAACACTTAAAAATGCTTGCTCAAGCTGGGATTGTCACTCGCCGGCAACAGGGGGTTAATGTTTATTATGAAATTGCTAATCCTTTCCTATTTGAGTTGTGTGAGTTAGTCTGTGATTCCCTATCGGTTCAGATAAATCAGCAAAACAAACAGTTTGAAAAGCTCCGAGTTCTTCAAGAAGCATTCTAG
- a CDS encoding NAD(P)/FAD-dependent oxidoreductase, translated as MTNSEIPTSKPIRDSLHHTIVVVGGGAAGITVAAQILQQDSSLDIAIIEPSDKHYYQPAWTLVGGGAYRLEDTIREEKDCIPAGATWLKAAAKTFEPEQNLVILEDGRAVHYDYLIVCPGIQIDWDKVEGLTDAIGKNGVTSNYSKEYAPYTWEVIKNFPGGNAIFTFPATPIKCAGAPQKIMYLADDTFIKNGVKNKSNVIYATPGAKIFGITGYCESLEKIAARRNIDVKYKHNLKAIIPSSQEAVFEKTTEAGVEEIRIKYDMIHVTPPMSAPDFIKNSPLAVKEGPTKGWVDVDKYTLQHNVYPNVFSLGDASSLPNSKTAAAIRRQAPALVENLLAVMAAKQLGGKYGGYACCPLVTGYGRTIMAEFDYDGVPKSSFPFDPTEERYSMWLVKRYVLPWLYWNRMLKGKPFEADMLAGIKS; from the coding sequence ATGACCAATTCGGAAATTCCCACATCGAAACCTATCAGAGATTCTCTCCATCATACCATTGTGGTCGTGGGTGGGGGAGCGGCTGGTATAACTGTGGCAGCCCAAATTTTACAACAAGATAGTAGCCTAGATATAGCTATTATTGAACCCTCAGATAAACACTACTATCAACCAGCTTGGACTTTAGTAGGTGGTGGTGCTTATCGTCTTGAAGATACTATCCGGGAGGAAAAAGACTGTATTCCGGCGGGTGCTACCTGGTTGAAAGCAGCAGCAAAAACCTTTGAACCAGAGCAAAATCTAGTGATTCTCGAAGATGGACGAGCCGTCCACTATGATTATCTGATAGTTTGTCCAGGGATTCAAATAGACTGGGATAAAGTAGAAGGGTTAACAGATGCGATCGGGAAAAATGGCGTAACTAGCAACTATTCTAAAGAGTATGCACCGTATACCTGGGAAGTGATCAAGAATTTTCCAGGTGGGAATGCTATTTTCACTTTTCCGGCGACTCCTATTAAGTGTGCGGGAGCGCCTCAAAAAATCATGTATTTGGCGGATGATACTTTCATCAAAAATGGAGTTAAGAATAAGTCGAATGTGATTTATGCCACTCCGGGAGCCAAAATTTTTGGGATAACAGGCTACTGTGAATCTTTAGAAAAGATTGCCGCGCGCCGAAATATTGATGTCAAATATAAGCATAATCTGAAAGCGATTATTCCCTCAAGCCAGGAAGCAGTTTTTGAAAAAACCACGGAGGCGGGAGTAGAGGAAATCAGGATTAAATATGATATGATTCATGTCACGCCGCCAATGAGTGCCCCTGATTTTATTAAAAACAGTCCTTTAGCGGTGAAAGAGGGACCCACGAAAGGTTGGGTAGATGTAGACAAATACACGCTGCAACATAATGTTTATCCGAATGTTTTTAGCTTAGGGGATGCTTCGTCTCTTCCCAATTCTAAAACGGCGGCTGCTATTCGGCGACAAGCACCCGCATTAGTGGAGAATTTGTTAGCGGTGATGGCTGCTAAACAACTAGGGGGAAAATATGGCGGGTATGCTTGCTGTCCGTTGGTAACAGGTTATGGGCGGACAATTATGGCAGAGTTTGATTATGATGGTGTTCCGAAATCTAGTTTTCCATTCGACCCGACGGAAGAACGTTATAGTATGTGGTTAGTGAAGCGCTATGTTTTGCCTTGGCTGTATTGGAATCGGATGTTAAAAGGGAAACCGTTTGAGGCGGATATGTTAGCGGGAATCAAATCTTAG
- a CDS encoding DUF2358 domain-containing protein produces the protein MVAHHLIETIKQDYQNFPDNQTYSIYADNVYFKDPVNEFSGCDRYQKMINFMATWFQDIQLDLHDISESGDTIETQWTLSWTVSVLPWAPRLSIPGYSHLHINPEGLIDRHIDYWNCSRLAVVKQLFQQNSPKR, from the coding sequence ATGGTTGCTCACCATCTCATTGAAACCATCAAACAAGATTATCAAAACTTTCCCGATAATCAAACCTATAGTATTTATGCAGACAACGTTTATTTTAAAGACCCTGTTAATGAATTTTCGGGATGCGATCGCTATCAAAAAATGATCAACTTCATGGCCACCTGGTTTCAGGATATCCAATTAGACTTACATGATATTTCGGAATCTGGGGACACCATCGAGACCCAATGGACTCTCAGTTGGACCGTATCTGTACTGCCCTGGGCTCCGCGACTATCCATCCCCGGTTACAGCCACCTACACATCAACCCAGAAGGCTTAATTGACCGCCACATAGACTACTGGAACTGTTCCCGCCTCGCCGTAGTCAAACAGCTTTTTCAACAAAACAGCCCTAAACGTTAG
- a CDS encoding TRC40/GET3/ArsA family transport-energizing ATPase yields the protein MRVILMTGKGGVGKTSVAAATGLRCAELGYKTLVLSTDPAHSLADSFDEPLGHEPRQVKPNLWGAELDALMELEGNWGAVKRYITQVLQARGLDGVQAEELAILPGMDEIFGLVRMKRHYDEGEFEVLIIDSAPTGTALRLLSLPEVGGWYMRKFYKPLQGMSAALRPLVEPIFKPIAGFSLPDKEVMDAPYEFYEQIEALEKVLTDNQKTSVRLVTNPEKMVIKESLRAHAYLSLYNVATDLVIANRIIPDSVTDPFFQRWKENQQQYRQEIHDNFRPLPVKEVELFTKEMCGFEALEQLKDILYKDEDPTLVYYQENTMRVIQDKEYYSLELYLPGIPKEQIQLNKTGDELNIRIGNHRRNLVLPQALAALQPSGAKMEEDYLKIRFADVAKIS from the coding sequence ATGCGCGTGATTTTAATGACCGGAAAAGGAGGCGTTGGTAAAACCTCCGTTGCCGCGGCTACAGGCTTACGGTGTGCCGAACTAGGCTATAAAACCCTGGTATTAAGTACAGACCCAGCCCACTCCCTAGCAGATAGTTTTGATGAACCCCTCGGCCATGAACCTCGCCAGGTGAAACCCAACCTATGGGGCGCAGAACTAGACGCACTGATGGAATTAGAGGGAAACTGGGGGGCTGTCAAACGCTATATCACTCAAGTTCTGCAAGCGCGGGGACTTGATGGCGTTCAAGCCGAGGAATTGGCTATCCTTCCCGGAATGGACGAAATTTTCGGCTTGGTGCGAATGAAGCGGCACTATGACGAGGGGGAATTTGAGGTTCTCATCATTGACTCAGCGCCCACAGGGACTGCTCTGCGCCTATTAAGTTTGCCGGAGGTAGGTGGGTGGTATATGAGAAAATTTTATAAACCGTTACAAGGGATGTCGGCCGCTCTGCGTCCTTTAGTGGAACCCATCTTTAAACCTATTGCTGGTTTTTCCCTCCCGGACAAAGAAGTAATGGATGCACCCTATGAATTTTACGAGCAAATCGAAGCCTTAGAAAAGGTATTAACTGATAATCAGAAAACCTCAGTGCGTCTGGTAACTAACCCAGAAAAAATGGTAATTAAAGAATCCTTGCGCGCCCATGCTTATCTGAGTTTGTACAATGTAGCCACGGATTTAGTGATTGCGAATCGGATTATCCCCGACTCAGTAACCGATCCATTTTTCCAACGCTGGAAGGAGAACCAACAGCAATATCGCCAGGAAATACATGATAATTTCCGCCCTCTTCCTGTCAAAGAAGTAGAACTATTTACTAAGGAAATGTGCGGTTTTGAAGCCTTAGAGCAACTCAAGGATATTTTGTATAAAGATGAAGACCCGACTCTGGTTTATTATCAGGAAAATACTATGCGGGTTATCCAAGATAAAGAATACTATAGTTTGGAGTTATATTTACCGGGAATTCCCAAGGAACAGATACAGTTAAACAAGACGGGTGATGAGTTAAATATCCGTATTGGGAACCACCGCCGCAATTTAGTTTTACCCCAAGCGTTAGCGGCTTTGCAGCCTTCCGGGGCGAAAATGGAGGAAGATTATTTGAAAATTCGATTTGCTGACGTGGCGAAGATTTCCTAA
- a CDS encoding IS630 family transposase, with translation MGDNSQKKLTDMKKGDEEKRRKFEEKLSKTDKKRLIYVDESGFDNRDDYPLGYSPKGERCHALKSGKRTERVSWIGALGWPKLFTPLTFEGSCNRNLFEAWLDRCLLPQLEEGDIIILDNGSFHHGESIKEMVEEVGCEIWYLPAYSPDLNKIENWWSPLKTWMRPKLKDFEAVRECVDAAFKSCTNVFAYCYI, from the coding sequence GTGGGGGATAACTCGCAAAAAAAACTTACTGATATGAAGAAAGGGGATGAAGAGAAAAGGAGAAAATTTGAGGAAAAGTTATCAAAAACGGATAAAAAAAGGTTGATTTATGTGGATGAATCGGGATTTGACAATCGAGATGATTATCCATTAGGCTATAGTCCAAAAGGAGAAAGGTGTCATGCACTCAAGTCGGGAAAAAGGACAGAAAGAGTCAGTTGGATCGGTGCTTTAGGATGGCCCAAGTTGTTCACCCCTTTGACTTTTGAAGGGTCATGTAACCGAAACTTATTTGAAGCGTGGCTTGACCGATGTTTGCTCCCTCAGCTAGAAGAGGGAGATATTATTATTCTTGACAATGGGAGTTTTCATCACGGTGAAAGCATAAAAGAAATGGTAGAAGAAGTGGGATGCGAAATCTGGTACTTGCCAGCTTATTCACCAGATTTGAATAAAATTGAAAATTGGTGGTCTCCCTTAAAGACATGGATGAGACCAAAACTTAAAGACTTTGAAGCGGTGAGAGAATGTGTAGATGCAGCGTTCAAAAGCTGTACTAATGTATTTGCGTATTGCTATATTTGA
- a CDS encoding transposase, which yields MVAKKVIEGSMKGKDFQDFIEQDLVPRLNPGDVVVMDNLNIHKMEGIEEMITATGARVEYLPPYSPDFNPIEMLWSTVKSVVRMFPTRAMEALEQLIKLALMLMGTNTFKNWFTKCSYCTN from the coding sequence GTGGTAGCTAAAAAAGTCATAGAAGGCTCTATGAAAGGTAAAGATTTTCAGGATTTTATTGAACAGGACTTGGTTCCGAGACTGAATCCAGGGGATGTCGTAGTTATGGATAACCTTAATATCCATAAAATGGAGGGCATTGAAGAAATGATCACTGCTACGGGAGCCAGAGTAGAATATTTACCACCCTACTCACCAGATTTCAATCCTATTGAAATGTTGTGGTCAACGGTTAAGTCAGTGGTCAGAATGTTTCCAACACGAGCAATGGAAGCACTAGAACAGTTAATTAAACTGGCTCTAATGCTGATGGGAACAAATACGTTTAAGAACTGGTTTACTAAATGCAGTTACTGTACTAATTAA